Proteins encoded together in one Zingiber officinale cultivar Zhangliang unplaced genomic scaffold, Zo_v1.1 ctg134, whole genome shotgun sequence window:
- the LOC122036216 gene encoding uncharacterized protein LOC122036216: MRLISPLSQFLSLSPIPLPLSLIHHSRLPLASPSHRRPSENHRRPISSTSLRTLASQSTGADHSLSRIYCPSRPSVSTISTITGTKHCRAQFYVTTVSRSRRSPSPEPLSLPLFQPSRCPFSCLYDYHTSPCPATYNHNPLRSHPSHSTVAASSVDTPTSCRVFLLNIGAIIREGIVVLPSVKGDLFAAKNYFMPALSKDPNKRILYQLSMLERKMAQGKHLRFLVLKLLLPF; this comes from the exons CTTAATTTCTCCCCTCTCCCAATTTCTTTCCCTTTCCCCGATTCCTCTTCCTCTTTCCCTGATTCATCACAGTCGCCTCCCTCTCGCATCACCCTCTCATCGCCGACCGAGTGAGAACCACCGTCGCCCCATCTCTTCCACTTCACTCCGAACCCTAGCCTCCCAATCCACCGGAGCCGACCACTCTCTCTCGCGGATCTACTGCCCCTCTCGTCCGAGCGTCTCTACCATCTCAACCATCACGGGCACAAAACATTGTCGTGCTCAGTTCTATGTCACCACTGTGAGCAGATCTCGACGCTCACCGTCCCCCGAGCCCTTGTCGTTGCCActgttccagccgagtagatGCCCCTTCTCCTGTTTGTACGACTACCACACTAGTCCATGTCCAGCCACCTACAACCATAATCCTCTCCGTAGCCACCCCAGCCATTCCACAGTTGCTGCCAGCTCCGTTGATACTCCGACCAGCTGTAGGGTTTTCCTCCTGAACATTGGAGCTATCATCAGAGAAGGAATTGTTGTTTTACCGTCAGTGAAG GGTGATTTATTTGCTGCAAAGAATTACTTCATGCCTGCTTTAAGCAAG GATCCCAATAAAAGAATACTCTATCAACTATCCATGCTTGAAAGAAAAATGGCTCAAGGCAAGCACTTACGTTTTCTGGTTCTTAAGCTTCTTTTGCCATTTTAG